A single region of the Aeromicrobium chenweiae genome encodes:
- the coxB gene encoding cytochrome c oxidase subunit II, whose amino-acid sequence MAAVVMSGCSPDSNSDLKRLALPKGSSDRTDDIWELWLGAWIAVLVIFLVVFGLIMYSAARYRRRHDDEIPPQIRYNLPIEALYTFAPVIIVAVFFFHTVTSQNRVLERVDNPDHTIEVVGSKWQWAFNYMDEQAAGNENVFDYGTPQDPAELYLPVDESVRFVLKSPDVVHSFWVPEFYFKMDVVPGKINSFDLSPTREGTFTGRCAELCGLYHSRMIFKVHVVSRDKYDQRMAELKADGQVGAPAGSKEANEIAGVEGEDKTGRVDKVQSGAGDYKDGAGD is encoded by the coding sequence GTGGCCGCCGTCGTAATGAGCGGCTGCTCCCCGGACAGCAACTCAGATCTCAAGCGCCTGGCGCTCCCGAAGGGCAGCTCTGACCGCACGGACGACATCTGGGAGCTGTGGCTCGGCGCCTGGATCGCCGTCCTCGTGATCTTCCTGGTCGTCTTCGGTCTGATCATGTACTCCGCGGCCCGCTACCGCCGTCGTCACGACGACGAGATCCCGCCGCAGATCCGGTACAACCTGCCGATCGAGGCGCTGTACACGTTCGCGCCGGTCATCATCGTCGCGGTGTTCTTCTTCCACACCGTCACCTCGCAGAACCGGGTGCTCGAGCGGGTCGACAACCCCGATCACACGATCGAGGTCGTCGGCAGCAAGTGGCAGTGGGCGTTCAACTACATGGACGAGCAGGCCGCGGGCAACGAGAACGTCTTCGACTACGGCACGCCGCAGGACCCGGCCGAGCTCTACCTCCCGGTCGACGAGTCCGTCCGCTTCGTGCTCAAGTCGCCCGACGTCGTGCACTCCTTCTGGGTGCCGGAGTTCTACTTCAAGATGGACGTCGTCCCGGGCAAGATCAACAGCTTCGACCTCTCGCCGACTCGCGAGGGCACCTTCACCGGTCGCTGCGCGGAGCTCTGCGGTCTGTACCACTCGCGCATGATCTTCAAGGTGCACGTGGTCTCGCGGGACAAGTACGACCAGCGCATGGCTGAGCTGAAGGCTGACGGACAGGTCGGGGCCCCCGCGGGCTCCAAGGAGGCCAACGAGATCGCCGGTGTCGAGGGCGAGGACAAGACGGGCCGCGTCGACAAGGTTCAGAGCGGCGCAGGCGACTACAAGGACGGAGCTGGCGACTGA
- the ctaD gene encoding cytochrome c oxidase subunit I: MYLITSFAFFIIGGILALLIRAELAQPGTQLVDDETYNQLFTMHGTIMLLMFATPLFFGFGNAIMPLQIGAPDVAFPRLNMFSYWLYLFGSTIVVSGFFVPGGAASFGWFAYAPLSDAVNSPGVGGDLWVMGLWMSGLGTILGGVNFITTIFTMRAPGMTMFRMPIFVWNTLVTSMLVLIAFPIFAAALLALEADRRLGAHVFDPANGGPILWQHLFWFFGHPEVYIIALPFFGIVTEILPVFARKPIFGYVGLVGATLMIAALSVAVWAHHMFVTGSVDLAFFSFMTFLIAVPTGVKFFNWIGTLWGGSLSFDTPLIFSLGFLTTFLFGGLTGVILASPTLDFQLSDSYFVVAHFHYVVFGTVVFAMFAGFYYWWPKFTGRMLDEKLGKIHFWLLFIGFHLTFLVQHWLGVEGFPRRYADYAAGDGFTTLNEISSIGAFLLGASTLPFFFNVWKSRKSPLVGLDDPWGWGRSLEWATSSPPPRHNFTSLPRIRSESPAFDLHHPEVAALELEDNPGETSVFADAPDVSGKSGQADDRRTGDSHDEEGGH, encoded by the coding sequence ATGTACCTGATCACGTCGTTCGCCTTCTTCATCATCGGCGGCATCCTGGCGCTGCTGATCCGCGCCGAGCTCGCCCAGCCGGGCACGCAGCTCGTCGACGACGAGACGTACAACCAGCTGTTCACGATGCACGGCACGATCATGCTGCTGATGTTCGCGACACCGCTGTTCTTCGGCTTCGGCAACGCGATCATGCCCCTGCAGATCGGCGCGCCCGACGTGGCGTTCCCGCGCCTCAACATGTTCAGCTACTGGCTGTACCTGTTCGGCAGCACGATCGTCGTCTCGGGCTTCTTCGTCCCCGGCGGCGCGGCGAGCTTCGGCTGGTTCGCGTACGCCCCACTGAGTGATGCGGTCAACTCACCAGGGGTCGGCGGTGACCTCTGGGTCATGGGCCTGTGGATGTCGGGCCTCGGCACGATCCTCGGTGGTGTCAACTTCATCACCACGATCTTCACGATGCGTGCACCCGGAATGACGATGTTCCGCATGCCGATCTTCGTGTGGAACACGCTGGTCACCAGCATGCTCGTCCTGATCGCGTTCCCGATCTTCGCCGCGGCGCTCCTCGCGCTCGAGGCCGACCGTCGCCTCGGTGCGCACGTGTTCGACCCGGCCAACGGTGGACCGATCCTGTGGCAGCACCTGTTCTGGTTCTTCGGTCACCCCGAGGTCTACATCATCGCGCTGCCGTTCTTCGGCATCGTGACCGAGATCCTGCCCGTGTTCGCCCGCAAGCCGATCTTCGGCTACGTCGGACTGGTCGGCGCGACGCTGATGATCGCGGCCCTCTCGGTCGCCGTCTGGGCGCACCACATGTTCGTGACCGGATCAGTCGACCTCGCGTTCTTCTCCTTCATGACGTTCCTCATCGCGGTGCCAACCGGAGTGAAGTTCTTCAACTGGATCGGCACGCTATGGGGCGGATCTCTGTCCTTCGACACCCCGCTGATCTTCTCGCTGGGCTTCCTCACGACGTTCCTCTTCGGCGGTCTGACCGGCGTCATCCTGGCGTCGCCGACCCTGGACTTCCAGCTGTCCGACAGCTACTTCGTGGTCGCCCACTTCCACTACGTGGTGTTCGGCACCGTCGTGTTCGCGATGTTCGCCGGGTTCTACTACTGGTGGCCCAAGTTCACCGGGCGCATGCTCGACGAGAAACTGGGCAAGATCCACTTCTGGCTGCTGTTCATCGGCTTCCACCTGACGTTCCTGGTGCAGCACTGGCTCGGCGTCGAGGGCTTCCCCCGCCGCTACGCCGACTACGCAGCAGGCGACGGCTTCACGACGCTCAACGAGATCTCCTCGATCGGTGCGTTCCTGCTCGGTGCGTCGACCCTGCCGTTCTTCTTCAACGTGTGGAAGTCGCGCAAGTCGCCGCTCGTGGGTCTGGACGACCCGTGGGGCTGGGGCCGCTCGCTGGAGTGGGCCACGTCCTCCCCGCCGCCGCGTCACAACTTCACCTCCCTGCCGCGCATCCGTTCCGAGAGCCCTGCCTTCGACCTGCACCACCCCGAGGTCGCGGCGCTGGAGCTCGAGGACAACCCGGGGGAGACCTCGGTGTTCGCGGACGCACCCGATGTCAGCGGCAAGAGCGGACAGGCAGACGATCGCCGTACCGGCGACTCGCACGACGAAGAGGGCGGTCACTGA
- a CDS encoding cytochrome c oxidase subunit 4, giving the protein MKSETWTIVAVGIFFALISPVYWVLSKDPTGTTALVMTTLLCVLLGFYLAVVARQIPDRPEDRSDGEIADGAGEQGFFPPYSWWPLFCASALAVVVLGVVIGWWLFIIGAVILAVNVCGWVFEYYRGIHAH; this is encoded by the coding sequence ATGAAGTCCGAGACTTGGACCATTGTCGCGGTCGGGATCTTCTTCGCGCTGATCTCGCCGGTCTACTGGGTGCTGTCCAAGGACCCGACCGGCACGACCGCTCTGGTCATGACGACCCTGCTGTGCGTCCTGCTGGGGTTCTACCTCGCGGTCGTCGCGCGGCAGATCCCCGATCGTCCCGAGGACCGCAGCGACGGCGAGATCGCCGACGGCGCCGGTGAGCAGGGCTTCTTCCCGCCCTACAGCTGGTGGCCGCTGTTCTGCGCGTCCGCTCTCGCGGTGGTCGTGCTGGGCGTCGTCATCGGCTGGTGGCTGTTCATCATCGGTGCGGTGATCCTCGCGGTCAACGTGTGCGGCTGGGTGTTCGAGTACTACCGCGGCATCCACGCGCACTGA
- a CDS encoding L,D-transpeptidase: MAVAGCSAQGVKDAVNGEETPKAPVTLSPNVQQKATDVKVSTRVKVSAENGEVSSARLSTADGKTEIKGRTGRNGWIASERLEPGTTYQLKATGAGADGTYKTVRRTFTTQQLSLAQQTYPAVAPLQGETVGVGMPVIVTFDVPVKNRSLFEKHMKVTTSKDVQGSWSWLSDREAHYRPKTYWPAHTTVKVDLGLNSLPAGNGVYGQQDQKVEFTVGKKVVSVVNVAKHRLSYTVDGQVVRKIPVTTGDEGHRTREGVKVIMEKFSSVDMDAATTGVDSEDPGYYNISDVRWAMRVTNSGEFLHAAPWSVGAQGNANVSHGCTGMSTSDAKWLYDRSRRGDVMKYVNSPRQLEPNNGWTDWNVPWDQWTKGSALPQPPAA; encoded by the coding sequence ATGGCCGTTGCCGGCTGCTCCGCGCAAGGCGTCAAGGACGCCGTCAACGGCGAGGAGACGCCGAAGGCACCGGTGACGCTGTCGCCGAACGTCCAGCAGAAGGCCACCGACGTCAAGGTCAGCACGCGCGTCAAGGTGTCGGCCGAGAACGGCGAGGTGTCGAGCGCCCGTCTGAGTACCGCTGACGGCAAGACCGAGATCAAGGGCCGTACCGGCCGCAACGGGTGGATCGCCAGCGAGCGGCTCGAGCCCGGCACGACGTACCAGCTCAAGGCCACCGGCGCGGGCGCTGACGGCACGTACAAGACCGTGCGCCGGACGTTCACCACACAGCAGCTGAGCCTGGCGCAGCAGACGTACCCGGCCGTCGCGCCACTGCAGGGCGAGACCGTCGGTGTCGGCATGCCCGTCATCGTCACGTTCGACGTGCCGGTCAAGAACCGTTCGCTGTTCGAGAAGCACATGAAGGTGACCACCAGCAAGGACGTCCAGGGCTCCTGGAGCTGGCTGAGCGACCGCGAGGCGCACTACCGGCCCAAGACGTACTGGCCGGCCCACACCACGGTGAAGGTCGACCTGGGCCTCAACAGCCTGCCCGCCGGCAACGGCGTCTACGGCCAGCAGGACCAGAAGGTCGAGTTCACGGTCGGCAAGAAGGTCGTCTCGGTCGTCAACGTGGCCAAGCACCGGCTGAGCTACACGGTGGACGGCCAGGTCGTCCGGAAGATCCCCGTCACCACCGGCGACGAGGGACACCGCACCCGCGAGGGCGTCAAGGTCATCATGGAGAAGTTCTCCTCGGTCGACATGGACGCCGCGACGACCGGCGTCGACTCCGAGGACCCCGGCTACTACAACATCTCGGATGTCCGCTGGGCGATGCGCGTGACGAACTCGGGGGAGTTCCTGCACGCTGCGCCGTGGTCGGTCGGTGCGCAGGGCAACGCCAACGTCAGCCACGGCTGCACGGGCATGAGCACCTCGGACGCGAAGTGGCTCTATGACCGGTCCCGCCGCGGTGACGTCATGAAGTACGTCAACAGTCCCCGCCAGCTCGAGCCCAACAACGGCTGGACCGACTGGAACGTCCCGTGGGACCAGTGGACCAAGGGCTCCGCACTCCCGCAGCCCCCCGCCGCCTGA
- a CDS encoding cytochrome b — MSTTEQEYTPIQETGVGKKAAGPVGWLDDRLGLAGVAKKNLRKVFPEHWSFMLGEIALWSFVVLLLTGVFLTFWYQPSMTEVEYTGSYLPFNGLEMSNAYKSTLDISFDIRGGLLMRQIHHWAAALFVAAMIVHMLRVMFTGAYRKPREINWLIGIGLLVLGIIEGFAGYSLPDDLLSGTGLRFVDGLVRSIPLVGSYVEFFIFGGEFPGDIIIPRLYMAHILLIPALLLGLIGAHMLLLIYHKHTQWAGPGRTEKNVVGYPMLPVYAAKAGGFFFVVFGFLAVMGAVLQINPIWAYGPYNPSEVTAGSQPDWYMGFVEGAVRVFPNWESNIFGWTFSWNVFIPGMILPGLFLTVGVLWPFIEQWITGDKREHHLLERPRNAPFRTSFIVAAMTAYGVLWIGGGNDIIATKFHLSLNAITWFVRIGFFVLPVVTFMITKRICIGLQRADANRILHGYETGVIERSPDGGFSERHAPLPVGDQYTLTARDRRPAIEAPAETDKNGVAAPHGRKAKIQAWLHKRYYNGMIDKPTVEDVHHAEEHLAEHDGHPVELGDEFQGVSETGVPRVH, encoded by the coding sequence ATGAGCACCACCGAGCAGGAGTACACGCCGATCCAGGAGACTGGCGTCGGCAAGAAGGCAGCCGGCCCCGTCGGCTGGCTCGATGACCGCCTCGGCCTGGCCGGCGTCGCCAAGAAGAACCTCCGCAAGGTGTTCCCCGAGCACTGGTCGTTCATGCTCGGCGAGATCGCTCTCTGGAGCTTCGTCGTCCTGCTGCTGACCGGCGTCTTCCTGACGTTCTGGTACCAGCCGAGCATGACCGAGGTCGAGTACACGGGCTCCTACCTGCCGTTCAACGGCCTGGAGATGTCCAACGCGTACAAGTCGACGCTCGACATCTCGTTCGACATCCGTGGCGGCCTGCTGATGCGCCAGATCCACCACTGGGCTGCCGCCCTGTTCGTCGCGGCCATGATCGTGCACATGCTGCGCGTCATGTTCACCGGCGCGTACCGCAAGCCGCGTGAGATCAACTGGCTCATCGGCATCGGTTTGCTGGTGCTGGGCATCATCGAGGGCTTCGCCGGCTACTCGCTGCCCGATGACCTGCTCTCGGGCACGGGTCTTCGCTTCGTGGACGGCCTGGTCCGCTCGATCCCGCTGGTGGGCTCGTACGTCGAGTTCTTCATCTTCGGTGGCGAGTTCCCCGGCGACATCATCATCCCCCGCCTCTACATGGCGCACATCCTGCTCATCCCGGCGCTGCTGCTGGGCCTGATCGGCGCACACATGCTGCTGCTGATCTACCACAAGCACACGCAGTGGGCCGGCCCCGGACGCACCGAGAAGAACGTCGTCGGCTACCCGATGCTCCCGGTCTACGCGGCGAAGGCCGGCGGATTCTTCTTCGTCGTCTTCGGCTTCCTGGCCGTCATGGGTGCCGTCCTGCAGATCAACCCGATCTGGGCCTACGGACCGTACAACCCGTCCGAGGTCACGGCCGGATCGCAGCCTGACTGGTACATGGGCTTCGTCGAGGGCGCGGTCCGCGTGTTCCCGAACTGGGAGTCGAACATCTTCGGCTGGACGTTCAGCTGGAACGTGTTCATCCCCGGCATGATCCTGCCCGGTCTGTTCCTCACCGTCGGTGTCCTGTGGCCGTTCATCGAGCAGTGGATCACCGGTGACAAGCGTGAGCACCACCTGCTCGAGCGTCCGCGCAACGCGCCGTTCCGCACGTCGTTCATCGTGGCCGCCATGACCGCGTACGGCGTCCTGTGGATCGGTGGCGGCAACGACATCATCGCGACGAAGTTCCACCTGAGCCTCAACGCGATCACCTGGTTCGTGCGCATCGGCTTCTTCGTGCTGCCGGTGGTGACCTTCATGATCACCAAGCGGATCTGCATCGGTCTGCAGCGCGCGGACGCCAACCGGATCCTGCACGGCTACGAGACCGGCGTCATCGAGCGGTCGCCTGACGGCGGCTTCTCGGAGCGCCACGCTCCCCTGCCGGTCGGTGACCAGTACACGCTCACCGCTCGCGACCGCCGTCCCGCCATCGAGGCTCCGGCCGAGACGGACAAGAACGGTGTCGCTGCGCCGCACGGCCGCAAGGCCAAGATCCAGGCCTGGCTGCACAAGCGCTACTACAACGGCATGATCGACAAGCCGACGGTCGAGGACGTGCACCACGCCGAGGAGCACCTGGCTGAGCACGACGGTCACCCCGTCGAGCTGGGCGACGAGTTCCAGGGCGTCTCGGAGACGGGTGTCCCCCGGGTCCACTGA
- a CDS encoding ubiquinol-cytochrome c reductase iron-sulfur subunit translates to MSDALEPQPDTEPIKDPGLPEHLYRPQDVDESQARRTERQISGMFIVAALLLVGFCFGYVLIDDDQTFLGWSAQNFTFGMTLGGALLLMGVGIIQWAKKLMGDQEMVEMRHPSASSEEDRVAVMKDINDGINESGFGRRPMIRNSLLGAMGALGLPTLFLLRDLGPLPFGQSTTVWKKGMRLVNDVTGTPMKPGDLEVGQLVNGEPAIVYEVDDEGHPVLHGTELLQVKSKAAIIVVRMRPEDITPSKGRENWGIDGILCYSKICTHVGCPISLWEQQTHHLLCPCHQSTFDLADNGKVIFGPAHRPLPQLPLGLDDEGYIIAMSDFPEIVGPSFPEFARDQKKLDDKS, encoded by the coding sequence ATGAGCGACGCGCTGGAGCCCCAGCCGGACACCGAGCCGATCAAGGACCCGGGTCTGCCCGAGCACCTCTACCGTCCCCAGGACGTCGACGAGTCACAGGCCCGCCGCACGGAGCGTCAGATCTCCGGCATGTTCATCGTGGCGGCACTGCTGCTGGTCGGGTTCTGCTTCGGCTACGTCCTGATCGACGACGACCAGACGTTCCTCGGGTGGTCCGCACAGAACTTCACCTTCGGCATGACCCTCGGCGGCGCGCTGCTGCTCATGGGCGTCGGCATCATCCAGTGGGCCAAGAAGCTCATGGGCGACCAGGAGATGGTCGAGATGCGTCACCCGTCGGCGTCCTCGGAAGAGGACCGCGTCGCGGTGATGAAGGACATCAACGACGGCATCAACGAGTCCGGCTTCGGCCGTCGCCCGATGATCCGCAACAGCCTCCTCGGCGCCATGGGCGCCCTGGGACTGCCCACGCTGTTCCTCCTGCGCGACCTCGGTCCGCTCCCCTTCGGCCAGAGCACCACGGTCTGGAAGAAGGGCATGCGCCTGGTCAACGACGTCACCGGCACGCCGATGAAGCCGGGCGACCTCGAGGTCGGCCAGCTCGTCAACGGCGAGCCCGCGATCGTGTACGAAGTGGACGACGAGGGTCACCCCGTGCTGCACGGCACCGAGCTGCTGCAGGTCAAGTCCAAGGCGGCCATCATCGTGGTCCGCATGCGTCCCGAGGACATCACGCCCTCGAAGGGTCGCGAGAACTGGGGCATTGACGGCATCCTGTGCTACTCCAAGATCTGCACCCACGTGGGTTGCCCGATCAGCCTGTGGGAGCAGCAGACGCACCACCTGCTCTGCCCCTGCCACCAGTCGACGTTCGACCTGGCCGACAACGGCAAGGTCATCTTCGGCCCGGCCCACCGTCCCCTGCCCCAGCTCCCGCTCGGACTGGACGACGAGGGCTACATCATCGCCATGAGCGACTTCCCGGAGATCGTCGGCCCGAGCTTCCCTGAGTTCGCGCGGGACCAGAAGAAGTTGGATGATAAGTCATGA